A single region of the Sphaeramia orbicularis chromosome 6, fSphaOr1.1, whole genome shotgun sequence genome encodes:
- the prpf18 gene encoding pre-mRNA-splicing factor 18 isoform X2, whose translation MDILKAEIARKRKHLEDKQLVDDTKKFFKRSDLARKEQDDYFRRCGYKIDTTEEDEPSTSSNPVLELELTEEKLPMTLSRQEVIRRLRERGEPIRLFGESDYDAFQRLRKIEILTPEVNKGLRNDLKAAMDKIDQQYLNEIVGGTESGELDTQHDLKVHEENTTIEELEALGKTLGTGDDDGDQDVIDKFLRFLLGVWAKDLNSREDHVKRSVQGKLASATHSQTESYLKPLFRKLRKKSLPADIKESITDIIKFMLEREYVKANDAYLQMAIGNAPWPIGVTMVGIHARTGREKIFSKHVAHVLNDETQRKYIQGLKRLMTICQKHFPTDPSKCVEYNAL comes from the exons ATGGACATACTTAAAGCTGAGATAGCAAGGAAGAGGAAACACCTCGAAGACAAACAGCTTGTAGAT gacACCAAAAAATTCTTCAAACGGTCTGATCTTGCACGGAAGGAGCAAGATGACTACTTCAGAAGATGTGGATATAAG ATTGATACGACTGAGGAAGATGAGCCGTCTACTTCAAGTAATCCAGTGTTGGAATTAGAATTAACAGAGGAGAAACTTCCCATGACACTGTCACGACAGGAG GTAATTCGACGTCTCCGAGAGCGAGGGGAACCAATCCGCCTGTTTGGAGAGTCTGACTACGATGCCTTCCAGAGACTCAGGAAGATTGAGATCCTAACCCCTGAAGTAAACAAG ggCTTGAGGAATGACCTGAAGGCAGCCATGGACAAGATCGACCAGCAGTACCTGAATGAAATTGTTGGTGGAACAGAGTCGGGAGAGCTGGACACACAACATGATCTTAAAGTGCATGAAGAAAATACCACCATAGAAGAACTAGAG GCTCTTGGCAAAACCCTGGGCACAGGAGATGATGATGGAGACCAGGATGTTATTGACAAATTTTTGAGG TTTCTTCTTGGTGTTTGGgccaaagacctgaacagccGCGAGGACCATGTGAAACGCAGTGTCCAGGGCAAACTGGCGAGTGCAACCCATTCACAGACGGAGTCTTACCTCAAACCTCTCTTCAGGAAGCTTAGGAAGAAG AGTTTACCAGCGGACATCAAAGAGTCCATCACAGATATTATTAAGTTCATGTTGGAGAGAGAATATGTCAAA gccaATGATGCATACCTACAGATGGCCATAGGAAATGCTCCGTGGCCAATTGGTGTGACCATGGTGGGTATCCACGCTCGTACAGGACGAGAGAAGATTTTCTCAAAACATGTGGCCCATGTACTCAACGATGAGACGCAGAGGAAGTACATCCAG GGACTAAAGAGGCTAATGACTATCTGCCAGAAACATTTTCCAACTGATCCATCAAAGTGTGTGGAGTACAATGCTCTTTAA
- the prpf18 gene encoding pre-mRNA-splicing factor 18 isoform X1 yields the protein MDILKAEIARKRKHLEDKQLVDDTKKFFKRSDLARKEQDDYFRRCGYKVQRETPESQIDTTEEDEPSTSSNPVLELELTEEKLPMTLSRQEVIRRLRERGEPIRLFGESDYDAFQRLRKIEILTPEVNKGLRNDLKAAMDKIDQQYLNEIVGGTESGELDTQHDLKVHEENTTIEELEALGKTLGTGDDDGDQDVIDKFLRFLLGVWAKDLNSREDHVKRSVQGKLASATHSQTESYLKPLFRKLRKKSLPADIKESITDIIKFMLEREYVKANDAYLQMAIGNAPWPIGVTMVGIHARTGREKIFSKHVAHVLNDETQRKYIQGLKRLMTICQKHFPTDPSKCVEYNAL from the exons ATGGACATACTTAAAGCTGAGATAGCAAGGAAGAGGAAACACCTCGAAGACAAACAGCTTGTAGAT gacACCAAAAAATTCTTCAAACGGTCTGATCTTGCACGGAAGGAGCAAGATGACTACTTCAGAAGATGTGGATATAAG GTTCAGAGAGAGACTCCTGAGAGCCAG ATTGATACGACTGAGGAAGATGAGCCGTCTACTTCAAGTAATCCAGTGTTGGAATTAGAATTAACAGAGGAGAAACTTCCCATGACACTGTCACGACAGGAG GTAATTCGACGTCTCCGAGAGCGAGGGGAACCAATCCGCCTGTTTGGAGAGTCTGACTACGATGCCTTCCAGAGACTCAGGAAGATTGAGATCCTAACCCCTGAAGTAAACAAG ggCTTGAGGAATGACCTGAAGGCAGCCATGGACAAGATCGACCAGCAGTACCTGAATGAAATTGTTGGTGGAACAGAGTCGGGAGAGCTGGACACACAACATGATCTTAAAGTGCATGAAGAAAATACCACCATAGAAGAACTAGAG GCTCTTGGCAAAACCCTGGGCACAGGAGATGATGATGGAGACCAGGATGTTATTGACAAATTTTTGAGG TTTCTTCTTGGTGTTTGGgccaaagacctgaacagccGCGAGGACCATGTGAAACGCAGTGTCCAGGGCAAACTGGCGAGTGCAACCCATTCACAGACGGAGTCTTACCTCAAACCTCTCTTCAGGAAGCTTAGGAAGAAG AGTTTACCAGCGGACATCAAAGAGTCCATCACAGATATTATTAAGTTCATGTTGGAGAGAGAATATGTCAAA gccaATGATGCATACCTACAGATGGCCATAGGAAATGCTCCGTGGCCAATTGGTGTGACCATGGTGGGTATCCACGCTCGTACAGGACGAGAGAAGATTTTCTCAAAACATGTGGCCCATGTACTCAACGATGAGACGCAGAGGAAGTACATCCAG GGACTAAAGAGGCTAATGACTATCTGCCAGAAACATTTTCCAACTGATCCATCAAAGTGTGTGGAGTACAATGCTCTTTAA
- the bend7 gene encoding BEN domain-containing protein 7 yields the protein MEFGERKRSRKSQSFKLVTDEDVDPSYMMNSSCKDSNGGPKDAAVPDVWLGDEGMEIKRQITGMMRLLSDKTGRVYQRVGAERDNLTKEPQDVHQTWVQQPTPLLHSSNDHQSNSWNSTEDHGSSPSPLAPVSNGLDCGQYSTRSKALRILNSTKDLIKVNEANADVVLPTPESPCCMCNCKGTLQAILQELRVMRKLMQTQKASLERHDQAVSPCQPRLGPGPAPCRRPRKRRPLYKVTPLTVPSSRRAAVSPHEASSLTAAHAELEKVQECEKKQDSSTSNSHSTSSEVSVMPQNNPETLNNGQNSLLNQLRKPQASESEVRLAEDYDIFISKAQLDSILINYTRSGSLLFRKLVCAFFDDATLANSLPNGKRKRGLNDNRKGLDQNIVGAIKVFTEKYCTEHRIEKLPGPRDWVQILQDQIKLARRRLKRDAAEAEDVLNGPSTSCNYNKPESVEGIVVKMTG from the exons ATGGAGTTTGGGGAAAGGAAGAGGAGCAGGAAGTCACAGAGCTTTAAACTGGTCACGGATGAAG ATGTTGACCCTTCATACATGATGAATAGTAGCTGCAAAGATTCCAATGGAGGGCCTAAGGATGCTGCTGTGCCTGATG TTTGGCTGGGGGACGAGGGCATGGAGATCAAGAGGCAAATTACAGGAATGATGAGGCTTCTGAGTGATAAGACTGGAAGGGTGTATCAGCGTGTAGGAGCTGAGAGGGATAACCTTACAAAAGAGCCACAGGACGTGCATCAGACCTGGGTACAACAGCCTACACCTTTGCTGCATTCTTCAAATGATCACCAGAGCAACAGCTGGAACTCCACAGAGGACCATGGGTCTTCACCTTCACCCTTAGCCCCTGTCAGCAACGGCCTCGACTGTGGTCAGTACAGCACCCGCTCTAAAGCCTTGAGGATCCTTAACAGCACCAAGGATCTGATCAAAGTGAATGAAGCTAACG CTGATGTGGTTCTTCCTACACCAGAAAGTCCCTGCTGTATGTGTAATTGTAAGGGCACTTTGCAGGCAATTTTGCAAGAACTGCGCGTTATGAGAAAGCTAATGCAGACTCAAAAAG CGTCTTTGGAAAGGCATGACCAGGCAGTATCACCATGCCAACCTCGCCTTGGTCCTGGACCTGCCCCTTGTCGTAGGCCTCGCAAGAGGAGGCCATTATATAAAGTGACTCCGCTGACTGTGCCTAGTAGTAGAAGAGCTGCTGTGTCTCCTCATGAAGCATCATCACTTACAGCTGCACATGCAGAATTGGAGAAGGTTCAGGAATGTGAGAAAAAACAAGACTCTTCTACATCCAACAGTCATTCCACCTCCTCTGAAGTTTCTGTGATGCCTCAGAACAATCCAGAAACACTCAACAATGGACAGAATTCTCTCCTGAACCAACTGCGGAAACCTCAGGCCTCAGAG TCTGAGGTCCGACTTGCAGAGGATTATGATATATTTATCTCAAAGGCTCAGCTAGACTCCATTCTGATCAACTATACTCGCTCCGGCAGCCTGCTATTCCGGAAGCTG GTGTGTGCCTTCTTTGACGATGCTACCCTGGCTAATTCCTTGCCAAATGGTAAAAGGAAGAGAGGTCTTAATGATAACCGAAAAGGCCTGGACCAGAACATTGTTGGTGCCATTAAAG TGTTTACAGAGAAATACTGCACTGAGCACAGAATAGAGAAGCTGCCTGGTCCACGAGACTGGGTTCAGATCCTCCAAGACCAGATCAAACTTGCCAGGAGGAGGCTGAAAAGAG ATGCAGCAGAAGCAGAAGACGTATTAAATGGACCCTCCACAA GTTGCAATTATAACAAGCCTGAAAGTGTGGAAGGGATTGTGGTGAAGATGACTGGTTGA